From Coffea arabica cultivar ET-39 chromosome 2e, Coffea Arabica ET-39 HiFi, whole genome shotgun sequence, the proteins below share one genomic window:
- the LOC113731111 gene encoding seipin-2-like, producing MPIAMEEGKSCNENGYVEKGKEEEFLDACDEFPFYDCVESLPGRIESDADVSSSSSVSGVTLDTKPSPEKPSPVSLRRRRFTSRKDSVSFEKNNVTSGDAMLRFSEKLKENGEKDGIFSLNSEKIDEIRHSLRSAKVENGESEGFDGESKANSMISYTNNERDDEYFEENSGLSRTHGGDSSFLMVLVRLVIKAIGFQFSLLFSFFTFPVWAIYTSYMFVMDPFGYMKRGRQYLIRKALRILGNFFGNVSSFVNEWFRQHKSLLELGLKFVWGLLWSVYVCVVLVVLLVSAFVVGGILMNAAVEEPVRIKEILNFDYTQKSPIAYVPIIGCPGPDCGIQSSENFDVLKFDGMRVIPLDHKLQVTVSLTLPESDYNRNLGIFQVRVDFLDPDGKAVASSRHPCMLPFKSRPIRLLLTFLKVAPLLTGYTSESQDLIIKFKGFTEGGRPTSCLRVTIVQRAQFAHGAGVPEIYAASLTLESEQPLLKRIVWYWRRTLFIWVSMTVFTVELLFTLLCCNSIIIPRVNLGRTRNDPLQNSDSIQS from the exons ATGCCTATTGCAATGGAGGAGGGGAAATCCTGCAATGAAAACGGCTacgtagaaaaaggaaaagaagaagaatttctTGATGCTTGTGATGAATTCCCATTCTACGATTGCGTAGAATCTCTTCCCGGACGGATTGAGTCCGATGCTGACgtgtcatcatcatcatctgtTTCAGGTGTTACTCTTGacaccaagccctcgccggagAAACCGTCTCCGGTGAGTCTCCGTCGCAGGAGATTCACTTCCCGGAAGGACTCGGTAAGTTTTGAGAAGAATAATGTTACTTCTGGAGATGCTATGCTTAGATTTTCTGAGAAGTTGAAGGAGAATGGGGAGAAAGATGGAATTTTTTCTCTCAATTCGGAGAAAATAGATGAAATTAGGCATAGTTTGAGATCGGCAAAAGTTGAAAATGGTGAAAGTGAGGGTTTTGATGGGGAAAGTAAGGCTAATTCGATGATTTCATACACGAATAATGAAAGAGATGATGagtattttgaagaaaattcgGGGTTAAGCAGAACACACGGAGGGGATTCGAGTTTTTTGATGGTTCTAGTTCGTTTAGTAATAAAAGCAATTGGGTTTCAATTCagtttgttgtttagtttctttacttttccagtaTGGGCTATTTATACCTCATACATGTTCGTAATGGATCCTTTTGGTTATATGAAGCGAGGGAGACAGTATTTGATTCGAAAAGCACTGAGAATTTTGGGTAATTTCTTTGGGAATGTTTCATCATTTGTCAATGAATGGTTTAGACAGCATAAATCGTTGTTGGAGTTGGGTTTGAAGTTTGTATGGGGACTGTTGTGGTCGGTTTATGTATGTGTTGTTTTGGTCGTATTGTTGGTATCCGCGTTTGTTGTGGGAGGTATATTGATGAATGCTGCGGTGGAGGAACCAGTTAGAATaaaggaaattttgaattttgattatACACAGAAGAGTCCAATAGCATATGTGCCGATAATAGGGTGTCCTGGTCCAGATTGTGGGATACAGTCTAGTGAAAACTTCGATGTTTTGAAGTTTGACGGAATGCGTGTTATACCTCTTGATCATAAGTTGCAGGTTACTGTTTCACTGACATTACCCGAGTCTGACTACAATCGGAATCTTGGGATCTTTCAG GTCAGAGTGGATTTTCTTGATCCTGATGGTAAAGCTGTTGCAAGCTCTAGGCACCCCTGCATGCTGCCGTTTAAAAGCAGGCCTATTCGCCTCTTATTAACTTTTCTCAAAGTTGCTCCGCTCCTTACTGGCTATACATCTGAGTCCCAAGATTTGATCATAAAGTTTAAAGGTTTTACTGAAGGTGGTAGACCAACTTCATGCTTAAGGGTGACTATTGTACAACGGGCTCAATTTGCGCATGGTGCAGGCGTTCCTGAAATATATGCTGCATCTCTAACACTGGAATCAGAACAACCTCTACTGAAAAGAATTGTATGGTACTGGAGAAGAACATTGTTTATCTGGGTTAGCATGACAGTATTTACAGTTGAGTTGCTCTTTACTCTTCTCTGCTGCAACTCTATAATCATCCCAAGAGTAAATCTGGGTCGTACTAGAAATGATCCACTACAAAACAGTGATTCAATTCAAAGTTAG